Below is a window of Callithrix jacchus isolate 240 chromosome 15, calJac240_pri, whole genome shotgun sequence DNA.
aaaaatgtaaaagaaataacaAGCGAATAAAAGTGATACACTAGGAAAGATCTGCTTACTACAAAATAATGCAGCAATGGGGAAATGGGGGAAAGACAtaagacatacagaaaacaaatagcaaaatggcagacATAAATCCCATCTTATCAATTACTACATTCAATATAAATGGATAGGTTGGAAGTAAAAGGCTTTACATAATATAATATGCAAACAGTAACCCAAAGATAACTGGGGTGGCTTTACTACTTTAATAATATCAGGCAAAACAGGCATAAAGACAAGAATTCTCACTACAGACAAAGAACGATATttgataatgataaaagggtcaatccaTCAAAAAGCTGTAACAATTACAAACATACATATGCCTAACAACAGAgccccaaaatatataaagtaaaagtgGCAgaatcaaaggaagaaaaagacaataaTTGATAGAACAATTAACAGCATaccaacaaaagaaagagaacttcAACAACATTATACACCAATTAGATCAAACACATCTCTACAGAACCCTCTGTGCAACAATAGCAGAATACTCAACCttaagtgcacatggaacattttgtAGGCTTGATCTATCATAGGAAAAATGaattcaataatttaaaactgaaatcacacaaaatcaaacaaaaatccaaccaccataaaataaaattaggtgtCAATAACAAGGAAACTTGGGAAATtcataaatatgtgaaaatgaaacaacatactctttttttttttagatagggtctcagtCCGGCACCCAGGctgcatgatcacagctcactgcagcctagacctccagggttcatgcaatcctcccatctcagccccccgagtagctgggactacaggtgtgcgccaccacaaccacctaattttttaaatttttgtagagatgaggtatcactgagttgcccaggctggtctcaaacttctgagctcaagtgatccgctcacctcaggctcccaatgttctaggattacaggcatgagccaccatgtccagcccataCTCTTaaataactaatgggtaaaagacaaaatcacaagagaaattagaaatgtctttgagatgaatgaaaatgaaaacacaacataccaaaaaatTATGGCATGTGTTAATGCAGtgctgagagggaaatttatagctataaatgtcactttctttaaaaagaaatgaacaaattaataaatcaatCTTCCACCATAAgataaaaagaagagcaaactaaaccccAAAAAATAGAAGGCAGGAATGAATATAGATTAGAGTggtaataaatgaaatagagaattgagaaacaaacaaaaaaagccagcaAAATCAGTAGTTGGGTTCTGGACGATATTGACAAAATTGACAATCCTTTAGATAaactgatcaagaaaaaaaaagggaagactcAAATACTTAAATTaggaatgaaagaggaaacattATGACCTAAAGTAAACATAATTATAAGAGAATATATGAGTAATTATAAGCTAACAAATTGGAAAAtccaccaatcagaatggctactattaaaaagtcaagaaataacagatgctggtgaggttgtggacaaaagggaattcttatacactacttgtgggagtgtaaattagttcagccatcgTGGAAAGCAGTGGggtgatttctcaaataacttaaaacagaagtaccattcaacccagcaatcctattattgggtTTTTCCCCAAgtgatataaatcattctaccctaaagacacatgtataacgtatgttcatcacagcaccattcacaacagcagagacataaaatcaacctaaatgcccatcaacagaagACTGAATACAGAATATGCAGTACATAtgcaccacggaatactatgcagccatgaaaaaatgagattatgtcctctgcagcaacataAATTGAaatggaggccataatcctaagcaacgtaatgcagaaacaaaaacaaaaaaccacatgttccacttataagtgagagctgaacattgagtacacatgctcataaagaagggaacaacagacttCAGGGCCTACTTGAgaatggagggtgagaggagaaagaggatcaaaaaactacctatctggccaggtgcagtggctcatgcctgtaagcccagcactttaggaggccaaagcaagcagactgcttgagctcaggagttggagaccagcttaggcaacatgtgaacctctgtctctataaaaaatacaaaaattagccagctatggtggagtgcacctgtagtcccagctacttgggaggttgaggcaggaggatcccttgagcccaagaggcagaggttgcagtgagccgagaccgcaccactgcactctagccttgatggcagagcaagatgctgtctcaaaaaaaaccccaaaaacttattgggtactatgtttacctgggtgacaaaataatctgtacaccaaacccccatgatatCTAatttataacaaacctgcatatgtacccctgaacctaaaataaatgttaaaaaataaagctaaaaaaaattagaacaccTAGATGAAATGtccaaattcctagaaacacacaaaCTAATAAGATTGACtccagaataaaaaatattaatagatatacAATTAAAGAGATTGAATTTGTAATCAAAAAACTTCTCACAAAGAAAAGAGTTCACTGGTGGTTACCAAAGCCTATGGGGGgacagagggaagaagagaggatgGCTAATGGTTAGAAATATAGTttgatgaaagaaataagaaagtgtcTGATGGatcaatagggtgactatagtttacaataatctattatatatttcaaaatagctagaagagaattcGAATGTTTCTAGAATAAATGACCAATCTCTAAAATGATGGATGTCTACATTGCCCTGATTTGATCTTCACAAGTTATATGAATGTGTTAAATTATCACAGGTACctcaaaaatatgtacatctattatgtgtcaatacaatttttttaatataaatgaatgaacctGGCATGAGGTGCTTCACCTTGCCACCTGGTGGCACTAGAGCAGGGGTAGGGAGAAGGGCCTTGAACATGGCCAAAGGGCTCTGGGTTTTCCCTTGCCAGAGGCAACTGGCCAGTGACCACCAGAGGCCATACGTTCTCACTCAGCCCCAGTCCTGGTGAGTCACTCACACGTGTGCCCAAGGAGGTTCACCCAAGAGCACACAGCAACTGTGCTTGGTGACAGCAAACACCAGAGCAGCAGGTGCTGCCCTGATGTGTGGTCTGTGCTGGGGACACGCATGCAGCCGGACCTAGAGAGCCCCAGCCCTGGGTCCACCCTCACTGTGCCTGCACATGGTGCCAGAGGAGGGCCTGGCCAGGGTGACCCAGGAGTAGGACCCAGCTGCCATCAGCACCACAGTCATTCCCACCTACTCTGTGTGCCTTGCAGGGTGGGGGACCTCACAGCTGTTGGCGTGGCCAAAGGCCCCTCAGCTCCACCTGAATGTTGGAGTGTTTGCAAGGAGAACATGCTTCAATGTCACTGATAGCTGGTGCAGATAACCACCAAGTCCTCAAGCACAGGCCGGAAGAAGCTCTTGTGGGAAATGGGGCTGTGCACCAGGAAACCTCTCACCCTGGAGCCCCAGGGAGGAGCCAGGATAGGGGTAGAGGCATCGCCTCCAGGGTCCCCACAGAGGACACCGGGCAGTGTCTGCACATGGTTTTGGTTGTCCCAACAGGGGATGCTACAGGACAGCCCCCCACAGCAAAGAATGCCCCGCCCCAAATGTTAGTAGTGTGGACGCCAAGAAACCCTGCTATGGGGCAGTAGTCAGAGACCTTTGTCCTGCTTTGAGAAGGGATGGGCTGAGCAGGGCAGGTCATGGCCCATTTGGGGCCACAGGTCAGAGCCACACTTGGGTCTATGAGGCTGCCCACCCTCCCAGTTCCTACCAAGGAGATGTCCGTCCCCACCGGACTGAGGAAGAAACAGACACTGTCACCCAGAAGCATCCCTGTGTCACCCTGTGAGGCTGGCCTTGGACCCAGGCTCTGGGCACCCAGTCAGTACCCCAGTGTGAACACATCCTGCTCTGGGGCCTGGTGCCAGCCGCTCACACAGACCAGACCTCACCCAAAGGCAGGCAGTCAGGCAGGTCCACTGCTGACCAAGCACCTGGCGGGCCAAGATTCTGGAACTAATGGTCTCTGATTGGCAGGGAGGCTGCCAGGGCCTCTGGGCTTCACCCATCCCCACCTTCACACGAACTCTTGCCTCAGTGAGAATGTTCTAGAGCTGGAACCCAAGGTTGGAATCCCAGCTCCTCCCCTTTCTAGGTGTGTGACTTCGGAAAAGTTAAACTTTCTGTACCTCTGTTGCctaatctgtgaaatggggtaAGATTGCCTACTGTGTAAGGCTGTGAAGACTGGAGTCATGCATTTTCATCACAGGGCACCTGGCCCATCCTCACCCCCAGTTCAGCCTCCTCAAAGCCCTAAGGGTTCAGATCAGTGATCAGAACCACCAGGAGAACCTACTAAAGACAAGTACAGGGACCCATCCCCAATGTTTGGGGTTCAGAAAGtcggggtggggctggggaaccCACGTTTCTAGCACATCTCAGGGAAGGCAGTGGTGCTAGTCCTGGGAccacagtttgaaaaacactggtgCCTTCTAAAAAAGTGGgatttggccgggtgcggtggctcaagcctgtaatcccagcactttgggaggccgaggcgggtggatcacgaggtcaacagatcgagaccatcctggtcaacatggtgaaaccccgtctctactaaaaatacaaaaaattagctgggcatggtggcgcgtgcctgtaatcccagctactcaggaggctgaggcaggagaattgcctgaacccaggaggaggaagtttcggtgagctgagatcgcgccattgcactccagcctgggtaacaagagcgaaactccgtctcaaaaaaaaaaaaaaaaaaaaaaaaaagagggatttGATGACTAAAGTCATAtggaaaaaactggaagaaaaaggaaaacaacgtAAAAAATGGGGATTATAAAGAGACCTATCCGCTGGCTCTCCTGCATGGAGAGAGTGTGGGACTTTGAGAGAGACTCCCGGCCGGGCACCCCAGGAGGCTTTCCTCACCAGAGGTTTGCACCGAGCCCACCCAGGACAGTGGGCTGAGCCTATGGCAGTGACTGGCGGGACGTCTGGCTGAGGCAGCAGCGAGGGCTCCCTGGGCAGGGGAGCTGCAGGCAACTGCAGGAGTCACCCTTGTGACATCCACCCAGGAGCCGTGCCCTCAGCAGGCTAGGAGGGAGGAGACCCGGCCGCTGAGTGCACGCCGCGGCGGTGTAGGGAGCGGCCTCAGACACCTAAGGGCAGAACCAGCCCGCACCCCGGCGAGCCCCAACGGCCTCCCCCAGGCGTGGCCCCACCCCGTCCCAGGCTACCCCTCCGACCCCTCGGGTTTACCTCATCTCCCGcttgccctcccctccccaagtCCCCCAATCCCGACCCCCATCTGGCTCCCCGTTCTGCCCAGgctcacccacctcccacccaggACCCGGCGCCCGGCTCACCCACCTCCCACGCACCCCCGCCCGAGCGCCCTCTCCCGCGCGCTTCCGCGAGCCGCCTTGGCCCCGGCTGACTGCACCTTCTGACCTAACCACGCCAGGCACAGGGCCGCGCTTATCAGGTCCCCTTGCAGGCGGCGGCGGGAAAGAGGCGGGCAGAGGACGCCGGGACGGGCCTGCGGCTCCGGCAGGAAGCGGGAAGGCCTCGCGTCCTTTGCTCCGCCCCGGCCGGGCAGCGGGACCTCGGGCGGCCTGGTGCTCGGGGATTGTCGCGGACGACCCGGCCTGGGCAGCTGTCAGCCGGGGATCGCGGGGATATAAGTGTGGGGCGGAGGCTCGAAAGCTCGGGCCCTCCCCGCCGCGCCTCCCAGCGCCAGTCCCGCTCCTGTCGCCGGGGAGCGGGTTTACACCCAAGGGTTGGGGCTTGACTGGAGAAACCCCCCGCGGGAAAGGGAGGTGGGAGGACCCCGGGACCCGGCCGCGGAGTCTGAGCAGCTGGGGCCCCACCGGCAGCCCCTGCGGGAGCGCTGCGGCAGAGGTGCCTGTGCGGCTGTAGGTTTTATTATGGAGTTGTGCGGGTGGAAAGGCCCAGAGAACAAGAACCCACCCCACAGCCAGCTTCCCTTGGGGCCTGCATTTTacctaatgagaaaaaaaaaaaagcctgtgctTCACTCCGCACAcgcctttccttttccttttttttttttttttttttttgagacggagtttcgttcttgttacccggactggagtgcaatggcgcgatctcggctcactgcaaccttcgcctcctgggttcaggcaattctcctgcctcagcctcctgagtagctgggattacaggcacgcgccaccatgcccagttaattttttgtatctttagtagagacgggggtttcaccattttgaccaggatggtctcgatctgttgacctcgtgatccacccgcttcggcctcccaaagtgctgggattacaggct
It encodes the following:
- the LOC144579628 gene encoding uncharacterized protein LOC144579628 yields the protein MPPSGPALFGSCSQHADSQNAFSSPPGKIEEDWELPVSLGVMVKCRPQGKLAVGWVLVLWAFPPAQLHNKTYSRTGTSAAALPQGLPVGPQLLRLRGRVPGSSHLPFPRGVSPVKPQPLGVNPLPGDRSGTGAGRRGGEGPSFRASAPHLYPRDPRLTAAQAGSSATIPEHQAARGPAARPGRSKGREAFPLPAGAAGPSRRPLPASFPPPPARGPDKRGPVPGVVRSEGAVSRGQGGSRKRAGEGARAGVRGRAARHSAVPRWMGQGPGSGGWTAVASQGSWGFLTLSAQKDSLQPQKMELSGPLRAKVWPPSHWRLSLARRPPGPSAFR